The Chloroflexota bacterium genome includes a region encoding these proteins:
- the nifU gene encoding Fe-S cluster assembly scaffold protein NifU has product MYSELVMEHFQNPRNVGVIENPDGVGKEGNPICGDVMEMFIKVRDNIIEDVKFRTFGCGAAIATSSIATEMVKGKTLEEAWRLSNRAVAEALGGLPSNKMHCSNLAADAMHRAIWDYYQRHPELERPDWLVEPRGHPEIHAEDE; this is encoded by the coding sequence ATGTATAGCGAACTCGTCATGGAACACTTTCAGAATCCACGCAACGTCGGCGTGATCGAAAATCCGGATGGGGTGGGCAAAGAAGGCAACCCCATCTGTGGGGACGTCATGGAAATGTTTATTAAGGTGAGGGATAACATCATTGAGGACGTCAAGTTCCGCACTTTCGGCTGTGGCGCGGCAATTGCTACTAGTTCGATCGCCACTGAAATGGTGAAAGGCAAGACCTTGGAGGAAGCCTGGCGATTGAGCAATCGTGCTGTTGCAGAGGCTCTGGGTGGTTTACCCAGCAACAAGATGCATTGCTCGAATTTGGCCGCCGATGCCATGCATCGGGCCATCTGGGATTATTATCAGAGACACCCCGAATTGGAGCGCCCGGACTGGCTGGTGGAGCCGAGGGGACACCCCGAGATACACGCCGAGGATGAATAG